A portion of the uncultured Fretibacterium sp. genome contains these proteins:
- a CDS encoding iron transporter, with the protein MKKFAALLVVVLSLALVGSAVAAPAEKPGESGFAEIPIGEEIQVGPYNVAAVYFQAVDMVPAGKNPSKEESDMHLEADIHLQPAFAIAYGFGSGENIWPAYLSVKYQILDAQGKTVVMEGNFMPMNADDGPHYGANIKKGLKVGRYKLKFIIEPPTDYLLHTDPETGVPAKEKAGEYFQTHTAEFDWNYTGEQLQNQ; encoded by the coding sequence ATGAAGAAGTTTGCTGCGCTGCTGGTCGTCGTCCTCTCCCTGGCCTTGGTCGGCTCGGCCGTGGCCGCCCCGGCGGAGAAGCCGGGCGAGAGCGGTTTCGCCGAGATTCCCATCGGCGAGGAGATCCAGGTCGGTCCCTACAACGTGGCGGCCGTGTACTTCCAGGCCGTCGACATGGTTCCCGCGGGTAAGAACCCCTCGAAAGAGGAGTCGGACATGCACCTCGAGGCGGACATCCACCTTCAGCCGGCGTTTGCCATCGCCTACGGCTTCGGCTCGGGCGAGAACATCTGGCCGGCCTATCTGAGCGTGAAGTACCAGATCCTCGACGCTCAGGGCAAGACGGTCGTCATGGAGGGGAACTTCATGCCCATGAACGCCGACGACGGCCCCCACTATGGCGCCAACATCAAAAAGGGCCTGAAGGTCGGACGTTATAAGCTGAAGTTCATCATCGAGCCCCCCACGGACTACCTGCTTCACACCGACCCCGAGACCGGTGTTCCCGCCAAGGAGAAGGCGGGCGAGTATTTCCAGACCCATACCGCCGAATTTGACTGGAACTACACCGGGGAGCAGCTCCAGAACCAGTAG
- the mdoH gene encoding glucans biosynthesis glucosyltransferase MdoH, producing MTRTPNARPAWRFAALWRRWLFLLLIVVPSVLAASYMSALLPHGGGTLVELTLCVLFGVLFAWISTGFWTALFGFFVLLFRYSGYRIIDPGSPLPDLPQGVRTAVLIPVYNEDPQSVGAGIAAMWRSLSATGLEGRFDLFVLSDTTDPDVWVREEAMWNELRGLPGMEGHLFYRRRPSNPKRKSGNIANFCRRWGRNYRYMIVLDADSVMAGETWVRMVDAMERNPRIGILQTPPKGVNRETLIARVQQFANSLYGPVFAAGQNFWQLGDAQYWGHNAIIRVEPFMRWCELPRLPGRGPLSGDILSHDFVESALIRRAGYEVWLAYGVGGSYEETPPTLIDELKRDRRWCQGNLQHLRLIFTYGFFPTHRALFLNGILSYGSALLWLIFLAASSVQALLDVLVEPVYFPQHNMLFPKWHVWYPEWALSLLSCTALLLFLPKLLCLLHTLLTARNARSYGGVGRVLLGVAGETVLSMLLAPIRMICHSRFVLMTLLGWGTGWGGQSRDDRGTSWGEAIRAHWWATAIGLLWGWLLYRATPSFFLWLLPVILPLILSVPLSVFTSRASLGRAAGRVGLFAIPEELCVPRELADKAETLRGRRRYDPLNVPEEEGFRRAVLDPCQNALHRAMNRRLRAPLDPALVERALSGAPLSKGEKVTLLSSPDSMRELHRRVWMLSATEGKPWGI from the coding sequence ATGACACGCACCCCGAACGCCCGGCCCGCCTGGCGATTCGCCGCGCTCTGGCGGCGTTGGCTCTTTCTCCTCCTGATCGTCGTCCCCTCCGTTCTGGCCGCCTCCTACATGTCCGCCCTGCTTCCCCACGGGGGCGGGACCCTGGTGGAGCTGACTCTCTGCGTTCTGTTCGGAGTGCTCTTCGCCTGGATCTCGACGGGGTTCTGGACGGCGCTCTTCGGGTTCTTCGTGCTGCTCTTCCGGTACTCCGGATACCGGATCATCGACCCCGGCTCGCCGCTCCCGGACCTTCCGCAGGGGGTCAGGACGGCGGTGCTCATCCCCGTCTACAACGAGGACCCGCAAAGCGTCGGCGCGGGGATCGCCGCGATGTGGCGCTCCCTGTCCGCCACGGGACTGGAGGGGCGTTTCGACCTTTTCGTCCTCAGCGACACCACGGACCCCGACGTCTGGGTGCGCGAGGAGGCGATGTGGAACGAGCTCCGGGGCCTGCCGGGGATGGAGGGACACCTCTTCTACCGCCGCAGGCCCTCCAACCCGAAGCGGAAGAGCGGCAACATCGCAAACTTCTGCCGCCGCTGGGGCCGCAACTACCGCTATATGATCGTCCTGGACGCGGACAGCGTCATGGCCGGGGAGACCTGGGTTCGCATGGTCGACGCCATGGAGCGGAACCCCCGGATCGGGATTCTCCAGACGCCCCCCAAGGGGGTGAACCGCGAGACCCTGATCGCTCGGGTGCAGCAGTTCGCCAACAGCCTGTACGGGCCGGTCTTCGCGGCCGGACAGAACTTCTGGCAGTTGGGCGACGCTCAGTACTGGGGGCACAACGCCATCATCCGCGTCGAGCCCTTCATGCGCTGGTGCGAGCTGCCACGGCTCCCGGGCCGGGGGCCCCTCAGCGGGGATATCCTGAGCCACGACTTCGTCGAGTCCGCCCTGATCCGCCGTGCAGGCTACGAGGTGTGGCTGGCCTATGGGGTCGGCGGCAGTTACGAGGAGACGCCGCCCACGCTGATCGACGAGCTGAAACGGGACAGGCGCTGGTGCCAGGGGAACCTCCAGCACCTGCGCCTGATCTTCACCTACGGTTTCTTCCCCACACACCGTGCCCTCTTCCTCAACGGCATCCTCTCCTACGGCTCCGCGCTGCTGTGGCTGATCTTCCTGGCGGCAAGCTCCGTGCAGGCGCTGCTGGACGTCCTGGTGGAGCCCGTGTACTTTCCGCAGCACAACATGCTGTTCCCCAAATGGCACGTCTGGTACCCGGAGTGGGCGCTGAGCCTCCTGAGCTGCACGGCCCTGCTGCTCTTCCTGCCGAAGCTCCTCTGCCTGCTCCACACCCTGCTGACGGCCCGGAACGCGCGGAGCTACGGCGGGGTGGGGCGGGTGCTGCTCGGCGTGGCGGGCGAGACGGTCCTCTCCATGCTGCTGGCGCCGATCCGCATGATCTGCCACAGCCGGTTCGTCCTCATGACCCTGCTGGGCTGGGGAACGGGCTGGGGGGGACAGTCGCGGGACGACCGCGGCACCTCGTGGGGCGAGGCAATCCGGGCGCACTGGTGGGCGACCGCCATCGGGCTGCTCTGGGGCTGGCTGCTCTACAGGGCGACCCCATCCTTCTTCCTCTGGCTGCTGCCGGTGATCCTCCCGCTCATCCTCTCCGTGCCGCTGTCCGTGTTCACCAGCCGCGCGTCGCTGGGCCGCGCCGCCGGGCGCGTCGGGCTGTTCGCCATCCCCGAGGAGCTTTGTGTGCCCCGGGAACTTGCGGATAAGGCGGAGACGCTGAGGGGGCGTCGGCGCTACGATCCCCTGAACGTCCCGGAGGAGGAGGGGTTTCGCCGGGCGGTGCTGGATCCCTGCCAGAACGCCCTGCACAGGGCCATGAACCGGCGGCTGAGGGCCCCCCTGGACCCCGCTCTGGTCGAGCGGGCCCTCTCGGGAGCCCCCCTGTCCAAGGGGGAGAAAGTGACCCTGCTGAGCAGCCCCGACTCGATGCGGGAGCTGCACCGAAGGGTCTGGATGCTTTCGGCGACCGAGGGCAAACCGTGGGGGATATAA
- a CDS encoding carbon starvation CstA family protein, whose translation MLLGLLVGAMVFFALCYKLYGDYMSRIYGLSDSNKTPAEAMYDGVDYCPAHPAVLLGHHFSSIAGAGPIVGPITAAGMFGWLPTYLWCVIGSAFLGGPHDMGGLVSSMRHEGKSVGEVVDRWIGRAGKILFLCFTILTLILVVAVFLQLSASSFASDPAVAFAATLYIFMALLFGLLIYRMNCPLWLMTIIMVPIIIYACWFGNGNKWISSYFSLSGNPTLEFHQPGINMPLANAAAFDKAKAKDAAAFADYADFDAYKAAREAKFQEVKASDEVLQKSGAASYEEFAGAQGALRTKNMENWRWVLVVYIILASVMPVWLLLQPRDYLASYFLYFAVIIGTIGMVLGSSKFTVELPAFKGFVAGNNYLWPMLFIIVACGALSGFHSLVGSGTTSKQIRREKDSVLVGYGSMLIEGLVAVIALGTIMISGDLLGNPNNTYATGFGRFAELIGIDPKIGKSLGLLALNSFLLTSLDTATRLTRYQIQELTNMKVDRYTATIIAVAAAMGLLLTKTHTVTGAAIPVWQAIWPVFGAANQLVGALVLLALAVWVARALKKPNQWLMLPMWFMLITTVAALGLMVRDNLINAAKPNWVLGGMAILLLVLALLMVLQAFSALKRRDGAQLSHSGD comes from the coding sequence ATGCTGCTTGGACTGTTGGTGGGGGCGATGGTCTTCTTCGCCCTCTGCTACAAGCTTTACGGAGACTACATGTCGCGAATCTACGGGCTGAGCGACAGCAACAAGACGCCGGCCGAGGCCATGTACGACGGGGTGGACTATTGCCCGGCGCACCCCGCGGTGCTGCTGGGACACCATTTTTCCTCGATCGCGGGGGCGGGGCCCATCGTCGGGCCCATCACGGCGGCGGGCATGTTCGGCTGGCTGCCTACCTACCTGTGGTGCGTCATCGGCTCCGCCTTCCTGGGCGGACCTCACGACATGGGCGGGCTCGTCTCCTCCATGAGGCACGAGGGCAAGTCCGTCGGGGAGGTCGTTGACCGTTGGATCGGCCGGGCGGGGAAGATCCTCTTTCTGTGCTTCACCATTTTGACGTTGATCCTGGTTGTGGCCGTGTTCCTGCAGCTCTCCGCCAGCTCCTTCGCCTCGGACCCGGCGGTGGCCTTCGCGGCGACGCTCTACATCTTCATGGCCCTGCTCTTCGGCCTCCTCATCTACCGCATGAACTGCCCGCTGTGGCTGATGACCATCATCATGGTGCCCATCATCATCTATGCCTGCTGGTTCGGAAACGGGAACAAGTGGATCTCCAGCTACTTCTCGCTCTCCGGCAACCCGACCCTGGAGTTCCATCAGCCGGGCATCAACATGCCTCTGGCCAACGCTGCCGCCTTTGACAAGGCCAAGGCCAAGGACGCTGCGGCTTTCGCGGACTACGCGGACTTCGACGCCTACAAGGCCGCCCGAGAGGCCAAATTCCAGGAGGTCAAGGCGTCGGACGAGGTGCTGCAGAAGAGCGGCGCGGCGAGCTACGAGGAGTTCGCCGGAGCCCAGGGGGCCCTGAGGACCAAAAATATGGAGAACTGGCGCTGGGTCCTGGTGGTCTACATCATCCTGGCCTCCGTCATGCCCGTATGGCTGCTGCTGCAGCCGCGCGACTACCTGGCCTCCTACTTCCTCTACTTCGCCGTCATCATCGGGACCATCGGCATGGTGCTGGGCAGCAGCAAATTCACGGTCGAGCTGCCCGCCTTCAAGGGGTTTGTCGCCGGCAACAACTACCTGTGGCCGATGCTCTTCATCATCGTGGCCTGCGGCGCCCTCTCGGGATTCCACTCCCTGGTGGGCAGCGGCACGACCTCCAAGCAAATTCGAAGGGAAAAGGACTCCGTCCTGGTGGGCTACGGCTCGATGCTGATCGAGGGACTCGTGGCGGTCATCGCCCTCGGAACGATCATGATCTCCGGGGACCTTCTGGGTAACCCCAACAACACCTACGCTACGGGATTCGGCCGCTTTGCCGAGCTCATCGGCATCGACCCCAAGATTGGAAAATCCCTGGGGCTCCTGGCGCTCAACAGCTTCCTGCTGACCTCGCTGGACACGGCCACGCGCCTGACCCGCTATCAGATCCAGGAGCTGACCAACATGAAGGTCGACCGCTATACGGCGACGATCATCGCCGTTGCGGCCGCGATGGGGTTGCTTTTGACCAAGACGCACACGGTCACCGGAGCGGCCATTCCGGTGTGGCAGGCTATCTGGCCGGTGTTCGGGGCCGCCAACCAGCTGGTCGGCGCGCTCGTCCTGCTGGCCCTGGCCGTCTGGGTTGCCCGTGCCCTGAAGAAGCCCAACCAGTGGCTGATGCTCCCCATGTGGTTCATGCTGATCACAACGGTCGCGGCCCTGGGGCTGATGGTCCGCGACAACCTGATCAATGCCGCGAAGCCCAACTGGGTCCTGGGCGGTATGGCCATCCTTCTTCTGGTGCTGGCCCTTTTGATGGTGCTCCAGGCATTCTCGGCCCTGAAGCGGAGGGATGGTGCACAGCTCAGCCATTCCGGGGACTAG
- a CDS encoding glucan biosynthesis protein G translates to MPRPVLNLNSSVRRRLFLVGLLALMGAAALFTPAQAAPRRASAGVSPGSGVSDDRAPGEAASADALPIASADSVSGDAAAPAARPFRFEDVVEKARAAAEAEYVLPVALPASLRSLNYDQWRTVRFKPERSLWRFEKLPFELQFFHSGFYYDRNVEISIIEEDGNVVPVPFSTDLFQYPNDDLRSQVASSNVGFAGFRVHYAINDPGYKDEVAVFLGASYFRAVGKDTKYGLSARGLALDTALPSGEEFPWFREFWVGKPSGGDASITVYALLDSPSCTGAYRFVIIPGPETVMREGFQVFLRKGVEKVGIAPLTSMYFYGAPENGRLGDYRPEVHDSDGLLIHRDDDLWQWRALRNGERLSTTRIPVERLLGFGLLQRNRNFDRYQDLEADYERRPSLWVEPDDDWGSGRIELIEIPTDSEYNDNIVAFWVPNREKPDSPIKGACRLRWGEWEKRLHPLGRVVGTHQARGDRKNWVRFLVDFEGGELDALPEDSGITSIVEVDGAKLVQKHLEKNPHTGGWRLSFQVEVDAGGGFSVFPAIPPAVHLSAVLKKGENLPNPLTETWTYVFGR, encoded by the coding sequence TTGCCTCGGCCCGTTTTGAATTTGAATTCTTCGGTCCGTCGCCGACTTTTTCTTGTGGGGCTCCTCGCCCTGATGGGGGCGGCGGCCCTGTTCACGCCGGCGCAGGCGGCGCCCCGGAGGGCGTCTGCTGGCGTCTCGCCGGGTTCCGGAGTCTCCGACGACCGGGCGCCCGGGGAGGCTGCCTCGGCCGATGCGCTCCCCATCGCATCGGCGGACTCCGTCTCAGGGGATGCGGCGGCGCCCGCGGCTCGGCCCTTCAGGTTCGAGGACGTGGTCGAGAAGGCCAGGGCCGCGGCCGAGGCGGAGTACGTTCTGCCGGTCGCGCTGCCCGCCTCCCTGCGCAGCCTGAACTACGACCAGTGGCGTACCGTCCGGTTCAAGCCGGAGCGCTCGCTGTGGCGGTTCGAGAAGCTGCCCTTCGAGCTCCAGTTCTTTCACTCGGGCTTCTACTACGACCGCAACGTGGAGATCAGCATCATCGAGGAGGATGGGAACGTCGTCCCAGTCCCCTTCTCCACGGACCTCTTCCAGTACCCCAACGACGACCTGAGGAGCCAGGTCGCCTCCTCCAACGTGGGGTTCGCGGGTTTCCGGGTCCACTACGCCATCAACGATCCCGGCTACAAGGACGAGGTGGCCGTCTTCCTGGGGGCCAGCTACTTCAGGGCCGTCGGCAAGGATACGAAGTACGGGCTCTCCGCGCGCGGCCTGGCCCTGGACACGGCGCTCCCCTCGGGGGAGGAGTTCCCCTGGTTCCGGGAGTTCTGGGTGGGGAAGCCCTCGGGCGGAGACGCATCCATCACGGTCTACGCCCTGCTGGACAGCCCCAGCTGTACGGGGGCGTACCGCTTCGTCATCATCCCCGGGCCGGAGACGGTGATGCGGGAAGGGTTCCAAGTCTTCCTCAGAAAGGGTGTCGAAAAGGTGGGGATCGCGCCCCTCACCAGCATGTACTTCTACGGCGCGCCCGAGAACGGCCGACTCGGGGACTACCGGCCCGAGGTCCATGACTCCGACGGCCTGCTGATCCACAGGGACGACGACCTCTGGCAGTGGCGTGCCCTACGAAACGGGGAGAGGCTGAGCACCACCCGGATACCGGTGGAGCGGCTCCTCGGCTTCGGCCTGCTGCAGCGGAACCGGAACTTCGACCGCTACCAGGACCTCGAGGCCGACTACGAGAGGCGTCCGTCCCTCTGGGTCGAGCCCGACGACGACTGGGGCAGCGGCCGGATCGAGCTGATAGAGATCCCCACCGACTCCGAGTACAACGACAACATCGTGGCCTTCTGGGTTCCGAACCGGGAGAAGCCCGATTCGCCAATCAAGGGGGCCTGTAGGCTTCGCTGGGGGGAGTGGGAGAAGCGCCTGCACCCCCTGGGGCGCGTGGTGGGTACGCACCAGGCGAGGGGCGATCGGAAGAACTGGGTGCGCTTCCTCGTGGACTTCGAGGGCGGGGAGCTCGACGCCCTACCCGAGGACTCGGGGATCACGAGCATCGTGGAGGTCGATGGGGCCAAGCTGGTCCAAAAGCACCTCGAGAAGAATCCCCACACGGGGGGATGGAGGCTTTCCTTCCAAGTCGAGGTAGACGCGGGCGGCGGATTCTCCGTGTTTCCGGCCATCCCGCCCGCCGTGCACCTCTCCGCGGTCCTGAAGAAGGGGGAAAATCTGCCGAACCCCCTCACCGAGACCTGGACCTACGTGTTCGGAAGGTAG
- a CDS encoding FTR1 family protein — translation MNMQRKSARLYWGLLVTAIFLFVVFSASEGLAAKKKKYDSWKGVAADMALEFDAAREDIEADRYRDAYKHVNDAYFGYYEIQGFEKNVMVAISSARVSHIEALFGSIKHVLLGNQESPKGALLDMLESLRVKVYKDAMVLDGDIDASEPDSVGEAVYGDKGRPAPGGGAVVAASVDTAAAVAEAPAPAPAPKAPAKAPVNRDWLTFLTAFGLLVREGLEAILVIVAIVAYLIKTGNTRMVRSVYVGSVAAIGASVLLAWALESLMGDSSGVARELLEGWTMFLAVAVLFYVSNWMLSKADTEAWTHYINEKVQQSIDRKSQMTLVFAAFIAVLREGAELILFYKASFSGGMNSTPHIVYGILAGTVVLVAVYVAFRYFSVKLPLKPFFLFTSILLFVLCVSFMGKGVVELTEADVIVGRTTIPAMNGFSIESLSIYDRAETLIPQVMLVIAAVWIILSHTLGGKKNAGKENAK, via the coding sequence ATGAATATGCAGAGGAAGTCGGCACGGCTCTATTGGGGACTGCTGGTCACGGCGATCTTTCTTTTTGTCGTCTTTTCCGCGTCCGAGGGCCTTGCGGCGAAGAAGAAGAAATACGACTCGTGGAAGGGCGTGGCGGCGGATATGGCGCTCGAGTTCGACGCCGCGCGGGAGGACATCGAGGCCGACCGCTACCGCGACGCCTACAAGCACGTCAACGACGCCTACTTTGGCTACTACGAGATCCAGGGGTTCGAGAAGAACGTCATGGTGGCCATCTCCTCGGCACGCGTCAGCCACATCGAGGCGCTCTTCGGCAGCATCAAGCACGTCCTGCTGGGAAATCAGGAATCCCCGAAGGGTGCGCTCCTCGACATGCTCGAGAGTTTGAGGGTCAAGGTCTACAAGGACGCCATGGTGCTGGATGGCGATATCGACGCCAGTGAGCCCGACAGCGTGGGGGAGGCTGTCTACGGGGACAAGGGCCGTCCCGCCCCGGGCGGCGGGGCCGTCGTTGCGGCGTCCGTTGATACCGCTGCCGCGGTTGCGGAGGCCCCGGCTCCTGCGCCCGCCCCGAAGGCCCCCGCCAAGGCGCCCGTGAACCGGGACTGGCTGACCTTCCTCACCGCCTTCGGCCTGCTGGTTCGCGAGGGGCTCGAGGCCATCCTGGTCATCGTCGCCATCGTGGCCTATCTGATCAAGACCGGCAACACGAGGATGGTGCGCAGCGTCTATGTCGGATCGGTCGCGGCCATCGGGGCGAGCGTCCTTCTGGCCTGGGCGCTGGAGTCCCTCATGGGGGATTCGAGCGGCGTCGCGCGGGAGCTCCTGGAGGGCTGGACCATGTTCCTGGCCGTGGCGGTCCTCTTCTACGTCAGCAACTGGATGCTCTCCAAGGCGGACACCGAGGCGTGGACCCACTACATCAACGAAAAGGTCCAGCAGTCCATCGACCGAAAGAGCCAGATGACCCTCGTCTTCGCGGCCTTCATCGCCGTCCTGCGCGAGGGAGCGGAGCTCATCCTCTTCTACAAGGCGTCCTTCTCCGGCGGCATGAACAGCACGCCCCATATCGTCTACGGCATCCTGGCGGGGACCGTGGTGCTGGTGGCCGTCTACGTGGCCTTCCGCTACTTCAGCGTGAAGCTGCCGCTCAAGCCGTTCTTCCTCTTCACGAGCATCCTGCTCTTCGTCCTGTGCGTGTCCTTCATGGGCAAGGGCGTCGTGGAGCTCACCGAGGCCGACGTGATCGTCGGCAGGACCACCATCCCGGCCATGAACGGCTTCTCCATCGAGTCGCTGAGCATCTACGACCGGGCGGAGACCCTGATCCCGCAGGTCATGCTGGTCATCGCGGCGGTCTGGATCATCCTGTCCCATACCCTGGGTGGAAAGAAGAACGCTGGGAAGGAGAACGCGAAATAA